A portion of the Acidihalobacter yilgarnensis genome contains these proteins:
- the infB gene encoding translation initiation factor IF-2 has product MSTVTVKQLSEIVGTPVERLLEQLKEAGIAVHDPDQQVSDSQKMQLLEHLRHSHGSSDESAAKQRITLKRRSTTELKVGSSTGRAKTISVEVRKKRTIVRDEEQPTPEPEVVVVPPVETVEVVAEAAAEPVADVMTNKSAILAKQFEADRRRLEDARKQADEGRLAEDRARQEQEELKRVEAERREAEERAKREAEEAELRREKEQVKVDEAKVEKAKPKAKPAKARGERENHSARKELHVASDKRGRRKGGKAAPRGRGASSNDANSKHGFAKPTAPIVHEVAVPEVITVADLAQRMAVKASEVIKALMGMGVMATINQSLDQDTAILVVEELGHIPKATGANDVETHLEAQIDDDQREQAARPPVVTIMGHVDHGKTSLLDYIRRTKVAAGEAGGITQHIGAYHVETPRGSVTFLDTPGHAAFTAMRARGAQATDVVVLVVAADDGVMPQTIEAIQHARAAGVPIVVAVNKIDKPEADLDRVRTELSAHEVISEAWGGDTQFVPVSAKTGEGVDNLIEAIQLQAELLELKAPFDGPASGVVIESSLDKGRGPVATVLVQKGRLNRGDILLSGQEFGRVRAMLDESGREVPSAGPSTPVVVLGLSGTPNAGDDALVVADDRKAREVAEFRHVKVREAKLANQQAAKLENLFNHMQEGGVQTVNLLLKADVQGSAEALRDSLQKLSTDEVKVKIVSSGVGGIAESDVNLALASQAIIIGFNVRADVAARRLSTDKGVDLRYYSVIYEVIDDVRQALSGLLSPEMREQIVGLAQVRDVFRSSRMGPVAGCLVIEGMVRRGNPIRVLRDNVVVYEGELESLRRFKDDVNEVRVGTECGIAVKNYNDVRPGDQIEVFEKIEVERSL; this is encoded by the coding sequence ATGAGTACGGTAACAGTTAAACAGCTATCCGAAATCGTCGGCACCCCCGTTGAGCGCCTGCTTGAGCAGCTCAAGGAGGCGGGGATTGCGGTTCACGATCCCGATCAACAGGTGAGCGACTCACAGAAAATGCAGTTGCTAGAGCATCTGCGCCACAGTCATGGCAGCAGCGACGAGAGCGCCGCCAAGCAGCGCATCACGCTCAAACGACGCAGCACCACTGAACTCAAGGTGGGCAGCTCGACCGGCCGCGCGAAGACCATCAGTGTTGAGGTGCGCAAAAAGCGGACCATCGTACGCGATGAAGAGCAGCCTACGCCCGAGCCTGAGGTTGTTGTAGTGCCGCCGGTCGAAACCGTCGAGGTGGTCGCCGAGGCGGCGGCAGAGCCCGTAGCTGACGTGATGACCAATAAATCCGCGATTCTGGCCAAGCAGTTCGAGGCGGATCGCCGCCGGCTGGAGGATGCGCGCAAGCAGGCTGACGAAGGTCGGTTGGCCGAGGATCGCGCGCGTCAGGAGCAGGAAGAACTGAAGCGTGTCGAAGCGGAGCGTCGCGAGGCCGAGGAACGCGCCAAGCGCGAAGCTGAAGAGGCGGAGCTGCGTCGAGAGAAGGAGCAGGTCAAGGTAGACGAGGCCAAGGTCGAGAAGGCCAAACCTAAAGCCAAACCGGCTAAGGCACGCGGCGAGCGCGAAAACCATTCGGCACGCAAGGAATTGCACGTGGCCAGCGATAAACGTGGGCGACGCAAGGGTGGCAAGGCAGCACCCAGAGGGCGCGGTGCGAGCAGCAACGATGCTAATTCCAAGCATGGTTTCGCCAAGCCGACTGCCCCGATCGTGCATGAAGTGGCCGTGCCCGAGGTGATCACGGTGGCTGATCTGGCCCAGCGTATGGCGGTCAAGGCTTCCGAGGTGATCAAGGCGCTGATGGGCATGGGCGTGATGGCTACGATCAACCAGTCGCTCGATCAGGATACCGCGATCCTGGTGGTCGAAGAGCTGGGGCATATTCCGAAGGCGACCGGCGCCAATGACGTCGAGACCCACCTGGAGGCTCAGATCGATGACGATCAGCGTGAGCAAGCTGCGCGTCCACCCGTGGTCACCATCATGGGGCACGTTGATCACGGCAAGACCTCACTGCTCGATTACATTCGTCGCACCAAGGTTGCGGCGGGTGAGGCGGGCGGCATTACACAGCATATCGGTGCCTACCACGTGGAAACGCCGCGCGGCAGTGTGACCTTCCTGGATACGCCAGGACATGCGGCTTTTACCGCCATGCGTGCACGTGGCGCCCAGGCGACCGATGTCGTGGTGCTCGTGGTCGCGGCCGACGATGGCGTGATGCCGCAGACCATCGAGGCGATCCAGCATGCGCGTGCGGCTGGCGTGCCGATCGTCGTCGCCGTGAACAAGATCGACAAGCCGGAGGCCGATCTTGACCGTGTACGCACCGAGCTGTCCGCACACGAAGTGATATCCGAGGCGTGGGGTGGCGATACACAGTTCGTACCTGTTTCTGCCAAGACCGGAGAGGGCGTCGACAATCTGATAGAAGCCATCCAACTACAGGCTGAATTGCTGGAACTCAAGGCGCCTTTCGACGGTCCTGCGTCGGGTGTGGTCATCGAGTCGAGTTTGGATAAGGGCCGTGGCCCGGTCGCGACCGTACTGGTACAAAAGGGCCGTCTGAATCGTGGCGATATTCTGCTCAGTGGCCAGGAGTTCGGACGTGTTCGCGCCATGTTGGACGAGAGCGGGCGAGAGGTCCCCTCGGCAGGGCCTTCCACACCTGTGGTGGTGCTGGGCCTTTCGGGCACGCCGAATGCTGGTGACGATGCCCTCGTGGTTGCCGATGATCGTAAGGCTAGAGAGGTGGCAGAATTCCGTCACGTGAAGGTGCGCGAGGCCAAGCTGGCGAATCAACAGGCCGCCAAACTCGAAAACCTGTTCAACCATATGCAGGAAGGTGGCGTACAAACCGTCAACCTACTGCTCAAGGCTGATGTGCAGGGTAGCGCCGAGGCCCTGCGCGATTCGCTGCAGAAGCTCTCTACCGATGAAGTTAAGGTCAAAATCGTCTCCTCTGGTGTTGGTGGTATTGCCGAATCGGATGTCAATTTGGCGCTGGCCTCACAGGCGATCATTATCGGTTTCAACGTACGCGCCGATGTGGCCGCACGCAGACTGAGCACCGATAAGGGTGTTGATCTGCGCTATTACAGCGTGATCTACGAAGTGATCGACGACGTTCGGCAGGCGTTGTCCGGCCTGTTGTCGCCGGAGATGCGCGAGCAGATCGTCGGACTCGCACAAGTGCGCGACGTATTCCGTTCCTCACGCATGGGGCCAGTCGCAGGCTGTCTGGTTATCGAAGGCATGGTTCGTCGGGGTAACCCGATTCGTGTACTGCGCGACAACGTTGTCGTCTACGAAGGTGAACTGGAATCCCTGCGCCGCTTCAAGGATGACGTCAATGAGGTGCGAGTGGGTACGGAGTGCGGCATCGCGGTGAAGAACTATAACGATGTCCGGCCAGGTGATCAGATCGAAGTATTCGAGAAGATCGAGGTCGAGCGGAGCCTCTAG
- the rbfA gene encoding 30S ribosome-binding factor RbfA yields MPREFSRSLRVGEQIRRELAVLLRSEIKDPGMGLITVGDVELSNDLSHARVYFTVMGDESAVGTTRAALARASGFLRRALGKRMRLRIVPELQFVFDDSELRGARVDALIEQARRADRERGSED; encoded by the coding sequence ATGCCACGCGAATTCTCCAGGAGTCTGCGCGTCGGTGAGCAGATACGGCGGGAACTGGCCGTTCTGCTGCGCAGCGAGATCAAAGATCCGGGCATGGGTCTGATCACGGTGGGTGACGTCGAGCTCTCCAATGATCTTTCGCATGCGCGCGTGTATTTCACGGTGATGGGTGACGAATCCGCTGTCGGAACTACCCGCGCCGCGCTCGCGCGTGCATCGGGTTTTCTGAGGCGCGCGCTAGGCAAGCGCATGCGGTTGCGCATCGTGCCCGAACTGCAGTTCGTTTTTGACGACAGTGAGCTGCGCGGTGCGCGGGTGGATGCCCTGATCGAACAAGCCAGGCGCGCAGACCGTGAGCGGGGCTCGGAGGACTGA
- the truB gene encoding tRNA pseudouridine(55) synthase TruB, which translates to MVQRNRPVERRDVSGVLLLDKPQGLSSNQALQAVKRIFRARKAGHTGSLDPLATGLLPICLGEATKVSSYLLEADKHYRASAQLGVRTDSADSQGHIIARHDVPLIGETDLEAAMVPLRGEIDQVPPMYSALKHEGRRLYELARAGVEVERKARRMRVDRFELLLRDGDRLDFDIRCSSGTYVRTLIDDLGEALGCGAHVIALRRLGVSPFDDPRMYTLEQLRELAEAGSEALDAALLPVDTALARWPQVRLGPDAAYYLGQGQAVWLPRAPVSGLVGLYNDVDDVFLGIGEILDDGRVSPKRLMRWALTGG; encoded by the coding sequence TTGGTCCAGCGTAACCGTCCCGTCGAGCGCCGCGACGTCAGCGGCGTTTTGCTTTTGGACAAGCCCCAGGGGCTGAGTTCCAATCAAGCCCTGCAGGCCGTCAAGCGGATTTTCCGCGCACGTAAGGCCGGACACACCGGTAGCCTCGACCCTCTGGCCACCGGACTCCTGCCGATCTGCCTGGGAGAGGCCACCAAGGTTTCCTCGTATCTGCTCGAAGCCGACAAGCACTATCGCGCGAGCGCGCAACTTGGCGTGCGCACCGATTCCGCAGACTCCCAAGGGCACATCATTGCCCGGCACGACGTGCCTTTGATCGGTGAGACTGACCTGGAAGCTGCCATGGTCCCGTTGCGTGGTGAAATCGATCAGGTTCCACCCATGTACTCCGCGCTCAAGCACGAGGGCCGGCGGCTCTACGAGCTGGCACGAGCGGGCGTTGAAGTCGAACGTAAGGCAAGGCGCATGCGCGTCGACCGTTTCGAGCTTTTGCTACGCGACGGCGACCGACTCGATTTCGACATCCGCTGCAGTAGCGGCACCTATGTCCGTACATTGATCGACGATTTGGGCGAGGCGCTGGGCTGCGGGGCGCATGTCATTGCGCTGCGTCGCTTGGGTGTTAGCCCCTTCGACGACCCACGGATGTATACCTTGGAGCAACTGCGCGAGCTGGCCGAGGCCGGGTCGGAAGCGCTCGACGCGGCTCTGCTTCCGGTCGATACCGCATTGGCGCGCTGGCCACAGGTGCGCCTGGGCCCTGACGCTGCGTACTATCTGGGCCAGGGTCAGGCCGTCTGGCTCCCGCGCGCACCCGTATCCGGCCTCGTGGGGCTCTACAACGATGTCGACGACGTATTCCTCGGTATTGGTGAGATACTCGATGATGGCCGTGTTTCACCCAAGCGCCTCATGCGCTGGGCACTGACGGGCGGTTGA
- the pyrC gene encoding dihydroorotase, whose translation MQTLTLQAPDDLHVHFRDGATLAETVRATARVFRRAIAMPNLVPPVRTAGEAMAYKQRIIDARPDGCVFEPLMTLYLTDAIDAAEIARAAAAGIRAVKLYPAGATTNSEAGIGNLDSLYPILDILQAHGIILLVHGEVTDRSVDIFDREREFIDRHLCAIAERFSDLKIVFEHISTKEAAEFVAEAGANVAATITPQHLLLNRNDLLAGGVRPHNYCLPVLKRRNHQEALRAAVVSGSSKFFLGTDSAPHEVATKESACGCAGCYSAPTALELYAQVFDELGALDRLEAFASHHGADFYGLPRNTGTVTLIKEAWSIPERVNIPGVGTIIPLMAGTRLDWKMQQPSD comes from the coding sequence ATGCAGACGCTCACGCTTCAAGCCCCCGACGACCTTCATGTGCATTTTCGCGACGGCGCGACTCTCGCGGAGACGGTAAGGGCAACGGCCCGTGTGTTTCGGCGTGCCATCGCGATGCCGAATCTGGTGCCACCGGTCAGAACGGCGGGGGAGGCAATGGCCTACAAACAGCGCATTATTGATGCTCGGCCCGACGGTTGCGTGTTCGAGCCGCTGATGACCCTGTACCTGACGGACGCTATCGACGCCGCCGAGATCGCGCGCGCCGCAGCCGCGGGCATCCGCGCGGTCAAGCTCTATCCGGCCGGCGCGACCACCAATTCCGAGGCTGGGATCGGCAATCTGGACAGCCTGTACCCCATTCTCGACATCTTGCAGGCGCACGGAATCATACTGCTGGTGCACGGCGAGGTGACTGATCGCAGCGTGGACATCTTTGACCGTGAGCGGGAGTTCATCGACCGGCACCTGTGTGCGATTGCCGAGCGGTTCTCGGACCTGAAGATCGTGTTCGAGCATATCAGCACGAAGGAGGCAGCCGAGTTCGTGGCCGAGGCCGGGGCGAACGTCGCGGCTACGATCACGCCACAGCATTTGCTGCTCAATCGCAATGACTTACTGGCCGGCGGTGTGAGGCCGCACAATTACTGCCTGCCCGTACTCAAGCGCAGAAACCATCAGGAGGCTCTCAGGGCGGCCGTGGTGTCCGGATCCAGCAAGTTTTTTTTGGGCACGGATTCAGCCCCGCATGAGGTGGCGACCAAGGAATCGGCCTGTGGCTGCGCCGGTTGCTACAGCGCCCCGACCGCCCTAGAACTCTATGCGCAGGTCTTCGACGAACTTGGCGCGCTCGATCGCCTGGAAGCCTTCGCCAGCCATCACGGCGCCGATTTTTACGGTCTGCCGAGAAATACCGGCACGGTGACCCTGATCAAGGAAGCGTGGTCGATCCCTGAGCGCGTCAATATCCCCGGCGTGGGAACGATCATCCCCCTGATGGCCGGTACGCGGCTCGACTGGAAGATGCAGCAGCCATCCGATTGA
- the atpC gene encoding ATP synthase F1 subunit epsilon, with protein MNENTRKHITLSIVTAQDSLFLGTVERVVLPAEGGEMCVLPGHTPVLARLMPGEARYLTDGAWQYLYLEGGYLEVQPTQVTVLADTALRGKDIDARAAEEAVKHARSLDERARLPYDKQLAHAELIRALALLQVARDARRLGRR; from the coding sequence ATGAACGAAAACACCCGCAAACACATCACGCTCAGCATCGTTACCGCTCAGGACAGCCTCTTCCTTGGCACCGTCGAGCGCGTCGTCTTGCCCGCCGAAGGCGGCGAAATGTGCGTCCTGCCCGGGCACACGCCCGTGCTCGCCCGACTGATGCCCGGCGAGGCACGCTATTTGACCGACGGCGCTTGGCAATATCTCTATCTCGAAGGTGGCTACCTGGAAGTGCAGCCGACCCAAGTGACCGTACTCGCCGACACCGCCTTACGCGGAAAGGATATCGACGCCCGCGCCGCTGAGGAAGCGGTCAAACACGCACGCAGCCTGGACGAACGGGCTCGACTGCCCTACGACAAGCAACTGGCTCACGCGGAACTGATTCGTGCCTTGGCCCTGCTCCAGGTCGCGCGCGACGCGAGGCGCCTGGGCAGGCGGTAA